In Streptomyces sp. NBC_00483, a single window of DNA contains:
- a CDS encoding 3-hydroxybutyrate dehydrogenase — protein sequence MTPHTPLTAPTAPELDLGGRTALVTGAASGIGRACALRLAAAGAKVRAVDRDAAGLEALAGEADGIEAYVLDLTDLDAAEEAAAGTDVLVNNAGIQLVRPIEEFPPEVFHTVLTVMLEAPFRLLRGALPHMYGQGWGRIVNVSSVHGLRASAYKSAYVAAKHGLEGLSKTAALEGAAHGVTSNCVNPGYVRTPLVEQQVADQAAAHGIPEERVLGEVMLQDSAIKRLIEPSEVAEAVAYLCTPQASFMTGTSLVLDGGWSAH from the coding sequence ATGACGCCGCACACCCCGCTGACCGCACCCACCGCCCCCGAGCTGGATCTCGGCGGGCGCACCGCGCTCGTCACCGGCGCCGCCAGTGGCATCGGCCGGGCCTGCGCCCTGCGCCTCGCCGCGGCGGGCGCCAAGGTGAGAGCGGTGGACCGGGACGCGGCGGGGCTCGAGGCGCTGGCCGGGGAGGCCGACGGCATCGAGGCGTACGTCCTGGATCTGACCGACCTCGACGCCGCGGAGGAGGCGGCGGCCGGCACCGACGTCCTCGTGAACAATGCCGGGATCCAACTGGTCCGGCCCATCGAGGAGTTCCCGCCCGAGGTCTTCCACACCGTGCTGACCGTGATGCTGGAGGCCCCGTTCCGGCTGCTGCGCGGGGCGCTGCCACACATGTACGGGCAGGGCTGGGGCCGCATCGTGAACGTGTCGTCGGTGCACGGGCTGCGGGCCTCCGCGTACAAGTCCGCGTACGTGGCCGCGAAGCACGGGCTCGAGGGACTGTCGAAGACGGCCGCGCTGGAAGGGGCGGCGCACGGCGTCACATCGAACTGTGTGAACCCCGGCTATGTGCGCACGCCGCTCGTCGAGCAGCAGGTCGCCGACCAGGCCGCCGCGCACGGCATCCCCGAGGAGCGGGTGCTCGGCGAGGTGATGCTGCAGGACAGCGCGATCAAGCGGCTCATCGAACCTTCCGAGGTCGCCGAGGCCGTCGCGTATCTGTGCACGCCGCAGGCCTCGTTCATGACCGGCACGTCCCTCGTTCTCGACGGCGGCTGGTCCGCCCACTGA
- a CDS encoding NUDIX hydrolase, giving the protein MATPEFIRTIRATAGHQLLLLPGVSAVVFDDEGRVLLGRRADTGKWSIIGGIPEPGEQPADVAAREVFEETGVECVVERVVLVQALQPITYPNGDQCQFMDTSFRCRATGGEARVNDDESLDVAWFALDALPPLDEFALFRIKQAQAEGPTWFETMTER; this is encoded by the coding sequence ATGGCGACTCCTGAATTCATCCGTACGATCCGGGCCACCGCGGGCCACCAGCTGCTGCTTCTGCCGGGGGTCAGTGCCGTCGTCTTCGACGATGAGGGACGGGTGCTGCTCGGGCGGCGCGCCGACACCGGCAAGTGGTCGATCATCGGTGGGATCCCCGAGCCGGGCGAGCAGCCCGCGGATGTCGCCGCGCGTGAGGTGTTCGAGGAGACCGGCGTCGAATGCGTCGTCGAGCGGGTCGTGCTGGTGCAGGCCCTGCAGCCGATCACGTACCCCAACGGCGACCAGTGCCAGTTCATGGACACGTCCTTCCGCTGCCGGGCCACCGGCGGCGAGGCGCGCGTCAACGACGACGAGTCGCTGGACGTCGCCTGGTTCGCCCTGGACGCGCTGCCGCCGCTCGACGAGTTCGCGCTGTTCCGGATCAAGCAGGCGCAGGCGGAGGGACCCACATGGTTCGAGACCATGACCGAGCGCTGA